From a region of the Coprococcus comes ATCC 27758 genome:
- a CDS encoding DUF6282 family protein: MNKDFLKNIIDMHVHTNPDLRHRRYDDFELMEAGIRVGARAIVIKTHQGSTVDRAFLCNRHNEIVHQGDNHFTMYGSITLNRQIGGINPFAVESGLKLGGKVVWLPTQWARNHRRQMNQSTDQCVDIIRDGKPVSELKDVFQLVKDFDVVLGTGHLSPEECFRVIEAARNAGVKKIVVTHPEWWLVGMSLEDQIRLVKDYGVILEHCFAQPLGQGKYKSNLPMNLEAIKACGYKNVMISTDGGQVENPAWEDALYQYLQYLADHQIPEEQIYYMTHTIQAGLLNLTL, encoded by the coding sequence ATGAACAAAGATTTTTTGAAGAATATTATTGATATGCATGTTCATACAAACCCGGATCTCCGTCACCGCAGATATGACGATTTTGAGCTGATGGAAGCCGGAATCCGCGTCGGCGCACGTGCCATTGTAATTAAAACACACCAGGGTTCAACGGTTGACCGCGCTTTTCTCTGTAACCGTCATAACGAAATCGTCCACCAGGGTGATAATCATTTTACAATGTACGGAAGTATCACTCTGAACCGTCAAATAGGCGGAATCAATCCATTTGCTGTCGAAAGCGGACTGAAATTAGGTGGAAAGGTTGTCTGGCTTCCGACACAGTGGGCAAGAAACCACCGCCGGCAGATGAACCAGTCCACCGACCAATGTGTCGATATCATCCGTGATGGGAAACCGGTTTCTGAATTAAAGGACGTATTTCAGCTGGTCAAAGATTTTGATGTGGTTCTTGGCACCGGACATCTCTCTCCGGAAGAATGCTTTCGTGTCATCGAAGCAGCACGAAATGCGGGTGTCAAAAAAATTGTTGTCACCCATCCGGAATGGTGGCTCGTCGGAATGAGCCTGGAAGATCAGATCCGGCTGGTAAAAGACTACGGTGTCATCCTGGAGCACTGCTTCGCCCAGCCACTCGGCCAGGGTAAATATAAGAGCAACCTTCCGATGAATCTTGAAGCGATCAAAGCCTGTGGCTACAAGAATGTTATGATCAGCACAGATGGAGGTCAGGTCGAAAATCCTGCATGGGAAGATGCACTTTACCAGTATCTTCAGTACCTTGCAGACCATCAGATCCCGGAAGAGCAGATCTACTACATGACTCATACGATCCAGGCTGGACTTCTCAATCTTACTCTTTAA
- a CDS encoding LysR family transcriptional regulator — protein MDMKELKYLAVLAEEESISRAAERLYMAQSSLSQFLHQFESEIGTKLFVRTSKGITPTYSGKRFIEHAREILLEYQRAKNELWDNENLQSGKVILGISSFRGRRKLPTILRKFYERYPNVKVQVVEDNSICLEELLLDGKIDIAVIAMPVTKLKNKVEILKKDEIILVANKSHPVTKAMHQTEGMPIHWIDLKETGDYKFIMSGYDTILGRFSRRLFTREKLKYKSDHNDISAAMAVAMAREGLGIAFTYQSCAEEYEDIQYIRIGKEGEFLDLGVAYSTDEYHSKGAIELEKVIREVYSDEKYDILG, from the coding sequence ATGGACATGAAAGAACTAAAATATCTGGCAGTACTTGCAGAAGAAGAAAGTATTTCAAGGGCAGCAGAGCGGCTCTATATGGCGCAGTCATCATTAAGCCAGTTTTTACATCAGTTTGAGAGTGAAATAGGAACCAAATTATTTGTGCGGACATCAAAAGGAATTACGCCGACTTACAGTGGAAAAAGATTTATCGAGCATGCTCGGGAGATATTGCTCGAATATCAGAGGGCAAAGAATGAATTGTGGGATAATGAAAATCTGCAGTCGGGCAAAGTAATTCTGGGGATCAGTTCCTTTCGTGGACGGCGCAAGCTTCCAACGATATTAAGGAAATTTTATGAAAGATATCCAAATGTAAAGGTTCAGGTGGTAGAGGATAACAGTATATGTCTTGAAGAACTGCTTCTGGACGGAAAGATTGATATTGCAGTGATCGCGATGCCGGTAACAAAATTAAAAAATAAGGTTGAAATACTGAAAAAGGATGAGATTATTCTGGTGGCGAATAAAAGTCACCCGGTTACAAAAGCAATGCATCAGACGGAAGGGATGCCGATCCACTGGATCGATCTGAAAGAAACCGGGGATTACAAATTCATTATGAGTGGATATGATACGATCCTTGGCAGGTTCAGCCGGAGGCTGTTTACCAGGGAAAAGTTAAAATATAAGTCAGATCACAACGACATTTCCGCAGCGATGGCGGTCGCGATGGCAAGAGAGGGATTGGGAATAGCGTTTACCTATCAGTCCTGTGCGGAAGAATATGAAGATATCCAGTATATCAGGATCGGAAAAGAAGGAGAATTTCTGGATCTTGGAGTGGCGTACTCTACGGATGAATATCATTCAAAAGGTGCAATCGAACTGGAAAAGGTAATCCGGGAAGTTTATTCGGATGAGAAATATGATATCTTAGGTTAA
- a CDS encoding hydratase — protein MVKLYDKGVYLVGGTRLAEEENQAEAFAGKPVCKEEARKGTIAYSIMEAHNTSGNMDKLKIKFDAMASHDITFVGIIQTAKASGMEKFPIPYVLTNCHNSLCAVGGTINEDDHMFGLSAAKKYGGIYVPPHIAVIHQYMREMFAGCGKMILGSDSHTRYGALGTMAIGEGGGELVKQLLCDTYDVNRPEVIAIYLDGKPNPWVGPQDIALAIIGAVFKNGYVKNKVMEFVGPGVSTMTTDYRNGIDVMTTETTCLSSVWRTDEDTRAFLTLHGRGEDYNELNPADVAYYDGCVYVDLSTVKPMIALPFHPSNTYEIDELNANLGDILREVEKEAAHVGNGRADYTLTDKIVDGKLKVQQGVIAGCAGGNYTNVVEAANVLRGKNCGNGEFSLAVYPSSQPVFINLARKGITADLMEAGAIIRTAFCGPCFGAGDTPCNNGLSIRHTTRNFPNREGSKPGNGQMSAVALMDARSIAATAANQGFLTSAEEFDCWGEIPEYTFDDTVYRNRIYYGFQKGDEKKDLVYGPNIKDWPEMSALTDNILLKVCSKIMDPVTTTDELIPSGETSSYRSNPLGLAEFTLSRRDPEYVGRSKAVDKIEKSRIAGENLTEVYPELTEVYQVIHGIPGFGEIRPEETETGSMIYAVKPGDGSAREQAASCQRVIGGLANITKEYATKRYRSNVMNWGMIPFQMKEEPGFEVGDYIFVPNIRQALDGDMKEIKAYVIRQGKAEEISLYVADMTSDERKIVKAGCLINYNRARKNQ, from the coding sequence ATGGTTAAGCTGTATGACAAAGGAGTTTATCTGGTAGGGGGAACCAGACTTGCTGAGGAAGAAAACCAGGCAGAAGCATTTGCCGGAAAACCGGTCTGTAAAGAAGAGGCGAGAAAAGGAACTATCGCTTATTCCATTATGGAAGCACATAATACATCCGGAAATATGGATAAACTGAAAATTAAATTTGATGCAATGGCATCCCATGATATCACATTTGTCGGAATCATCCAGACAGCAAAAGCGTCCGGAATGGAGAAATTCCCAATTCCGTATGTACTTACAAACTGCCATAACTCACTTTGCGCAGTCGGGGGAACAATCAATGAAGATGACCATATGTTTGGACTTTCAGCTGCCAAGAAATACGGTGGTATCTATGTTCCGCCACACATTGCAGTCATCCACCAGTATATGAGAGAAATGTTCGCAGGATGCGGCAAGATGATCCTTGGTTCTGATTCACATACAAGATACGGTGCTCTTGGAACTATGGCGATCGGTGAAGGTGGTGGAGAGCTTGTAAAGCAGCTGCTCTGTGACACCTATGATGTAAACCGTCCGGAAGTAATCGCTATTTACCTTGATGGAAAACCGAATCCATGGGTAGGACCGCAGGACATTGCACTGGCGATCATCGGTGCGGTATTCAAAAACGGATATGTAAAAAATAAGGTTATGGAATTTGTAGGACCTGGAGTGTCAACCATGACGACCGACTACAGAAACGGAATCGACGTAATGACGACAGAGACCACCTGTCTCTCTTCTGTATGGAGAACGGATGAAGATACCAGGGCGTTCCTTACACTTCATGGAAGAGGAGAAGATTATAACGAATTAAACCCGGCGGATGTGGCTTATTATGATGGATGTGTTTACGTTGATTTAAGTACAGTAAAACCGATGATCGCACTTCCGTTCCATCCAAGTAACACCTATGAAATTGATGAATTAAATGCAAATCTTGGAGACATTCTGCGAGAAGTGGAAAAAGAAGCAGCACACGTAGGAAATGGAAGAGCAGACTACACACTGACGGATAAGATCGTGGATGGAAAGCTGAAGGTTCAGCAGGGCGTGATCGCAGGATGTGCCGGTGGAAACTACACCAATGTGGTCGAAGCAGCAAATGTCCTGCGAGGAAAAAACTGTGGGAACGGAGAATTTTCACTTGCGGTGTATCCTTCTTCGCAGCCGGTATTTATCAATCTGGCAAGAAAAGGAATTACGGCAGACCTTATGGAAGCTGGAGCAATCATCCGTACAGCTTTCTGTGGACCGTGCTTTGGTGCAGGCGATACGCCGTGCAATAACGGACTCAGTATCCGTCATACGACCAGAAATTTCCCGAACAGAGAAGGATCCAAACCAGGAAACGGACAGATGTCAGCCGTTGCGCTTATGGATGCCCGTTCCATCGCAGCAACAGCGGCAAACCAGGGATTCCTTACATCAGCAGAAGAATTTGACTGCTGGGGAGAGATACCGGAATATACTTTTGACGATACTGTTTACAGAAACCGCATTTATTATGGTTTCCAGAAGGGCGATGAGAAGAAAGATCTGGTATACGGACCGAATATCAAAGACTGGCCGGAAATGAGTGCGCTGACAGACAACATTCTTCTGAAAGTATGCTCAAAAATTATGGATCCTGTCACAACAACAGATGAACTGATTCCATCCGGAGAGACATCTTCTTACCGTTCCAATCCTTTAGGACTTGCAGAATTCACACTTTCCAGACGTGATCCGGAATATGTGGGACGTTCAAAAGCAGTGGATAAGATTGAAAAATCAAGAATCGCAGGAGAAAATCTGACAGAAGTTTATCCGGAACTTACAGAAGTTTACCAGGTGATCCATGGTATTCCGGGATTTGGAGAGATCAGACCGGAAGAAACGGAAACAGGAAGTATGATCTATGCGGTGAAACCGGGAGATGGTTCCGCAAGAGAACAGGCAGCAAGTTGTCAGAGAGTGATCGGCGGTCTTGCGAATATCACAAAGGAATATGCGACAAAACGATATCGTTCCAATGTAATGAACTGGGGAATGATTCCGTTCCAGATGAAAGAAGAACCGGGATTTGAAGTCGGTGATTATATTTTTGTTCCGAATATCCGTCAGGCACTGGATGGGGATATGAAGGAGATTAAAGCTTA